A single Syngnathoides biaculeatus isolate LvHL_M chromosome 18, ASM1980259v1, whole genome shotgun sequence DNA region contains:
- the dbn1 gene encoding drebrin isoform X5, whose amino-acid sequence MTPSVPLQLCREVVTWALYTYEDDSNNLTMASSGGGGLAEITLTFDSARIMYGFCSLKEPNAALPRYILINWVGEDVPDARKCVCASHVATIADFFQGVAVIINASSLDDIDPSAIGQRLTNGTTVAASPVLSRLKTREEEHGDVKGTVYQKTNAEVEMKKINREEFWEQAKREEELRKEEERKKLAEERQRFEEERMALERTEQENRERRYRERERQIEEHRKKIQEEEEAKDRLQGQTTLPAELSIDDLSLDKKESEVEVQEAKAIIAQRPGNPREFFKQKERAMTISVDTSPVTVHRAGENEEQANMERNVATVSPIPKIVTTPIKEDANLEQDCAFDWEPKQEQKAPVQETSATSKPVQSVAPQAREPSAFATWDPATDDLVDMWDAAPPATAAEPPRASSDLLDLMGDSPPADLADGGVRSQPLLSFDDATDLRSAAEDDPASLVAVDDSEQMTLSYQHALQHAAGDGQMLMTNGEMLIKEATQASEGYFSQSQEEDFGQSEEGSAKPTPVLYNKPPEIDITCWDADPVVDDDDDD is encoded by the exons GGCCTTGTACACGTACGAAGATGATAGCAACAATTTGACGATGGCGTCATCaggag GTGGCGGGCTGGCAGAGATCACGCTAACTTTTGACAGCGCCAGGATTATGTATGGTTTCTGCAGCCTGAAGGAGCCCAACGCTGCCCTGCCACGATACATCCTCATCAACTGG GTGGGCGAGGACGTGCCCGACGCCAGGAAGTGCGTCTGCGCCAGCCACGTGGCCACCATTGCAGACTTCTTCCAG GGGGTGGCGGTCATCATCAACGCCAGCAGTCTGGACGACATCGACCCGTCCGCCATCGGACAACGTCTCACCAACGGGACGACGGTGGCGGCGAGTCCCGTCCTGAGTCGTCTGAAAACCCGAGAGGAGGAGCACGGAGACGTG AAGGGTACGGTGTACCAAAAGACCAACGCAGAGGTGGAGATGAAGAAAATCAATCGAGAAGAGTTCTGGGAGCAGGCCAAG CGCGAAGAGGAgctgaggaaggaggaggagaggaagaaacTGGCCGAGGAACGTCAACGCTTCGAGGAGGAACGAATGGCGCTGGAGAGGACGGAGCAGGAGAACCGAGAGAGGAGGTACCGCGAGCGAGAGAGGCAGATCGAAGAACACAG GAAGAAGAtacaggaggaagaagaggccaAAGACAGGTTGCAGGGTCAAACAACTTTA CCCGCAGAGCTGAGCATCGATGACCTCAGCCTGGACAAGAAGGAGTCTGAAGTGGAGGT TCAGGAGGCGAAGGCCATCATCGCTCAGCGGCCCGGAAACCCCCGAGAGTTCTTCAAGCAGAAGGAGCGCGCCATGACCATCAGCGTCGACACCTCACCCGTCACCGTCCATCGGGCCG GGGAAAACGAGGAGCAAGCGAACATGGAGCGCAACGTGGCCACGGTGTCGCCCATTCCCAAAATCGTCACCACGCCCATCAAGGAGGACGCCAACCTGGAGCAGGATTGCGCGTTTGACTGgg AGCCGAAGCAGGAGCAGAAAGCGCCAGTCCAGGAGACCTCTGCCACATCCAAGCCCGTGCAGAGCGTGGCCCCCCAGGCCCGCGAGCCCTCCGCCTTCGCCACATGGGATCCCGCCACCGACGACCTGGTGGACATGTGGGACGCGGCCCCCCCGGCCACCGCCGCCGAGCCCCCCCGCGCCTCCTCCGATCTGTTGGACCTGATGGGAGACTCGCCTCCCGCCGACCTCGCCGACGGCGGCGTTCGCTCCCAGCCGCTCCTCAGCTTCGACGACGCGACGGATTTGCGGTCGGCGGCCGAGGACGACCCCGCCAGCTTGGTGGCAGTTGACGACTCGGAGCAGATGACGCTCAGCTACCAGCATGCATTGCAGCACGCCGCCGGGGACGGACAGATGCTCATGACCAACGGGGAGATGCTGATCAAGGAAGCGACTCAG GCAAGTGAGGGATacttcagccaatcacaggaggaGGATTTCGGCCAATCGGAGGAGGGCTCGGCAAAACCCACGCCCGTCCTTTATAACAAGCCACCAG AGATCGACATCACGTGCTGGGACGCGGACCCCGTggtggacgacgacgacgacgactag
- the LOC133491459 gene encoding proline-rich protein 7 isoform X2: MVMSQGTSTFLACFAGFWLVWALVVMLCCFCSVLQRRLKRRGEARPREPCIRTQETETPERPAVPALPPVPQASPASMTIAVPQAQQQIPRDPPPFSPPPVPLQVCHPLPEANWVSMPADLVENPPCYEEAVLMEDPPPSYAEVLVEPRGGLKPTPSQDCQDPSPETRKPPPPSSTFPERGYSSLIRLPSSQRWDSLGHLLSNIDLKPYNPYEPVPSGVATATMPRRDTRTHRDGRRNRSLGVGFSGGMRGHAVRGLERGCTAFPLLGRSTAV, translated from the exons ATGGTGATGTCCCAGGGCACCTCCACCTTCCTGGCCTGTTTCGCCGGCTTCTGGTTGGTGTGGGCCCTGGTGGTCATGCTGTGCTGTTTCTGCAGCGTCCTGCAGCGTCGCTTGAAGCGGCGCGGCGAGGCTCGCCCGAGAGAGCCCTGTATCAGGACGCAAGAGACGGAGACGCCGGAACGTCCCGCCGTCCCGGCTTTGCCGCCAGTTCCGCAGGCGTCCCCGGCTTCGATGACAATCGCGGTACCGCAGGCCCAGCAGCAGATACCGCGGGATCCGCCGCCCTTCTCGCCGCCGCCTGTTCCGCTTCAAGTTTGTCATCCGTTACCGGAGGCCAACTGGGTCAGCATGCCGG CAGATCTAGTCGAGAACCCGCCTTGTTACGAAGAGGCGGTGCTGATGGAGGACCCTCCCCCGTCATATGCCGAAGTCCTGGTGGAACCGCGAGGGGGTTTGAAGCCCACCCCCTCCCAGGACTGCCAAGACCCGAGCCCGGAGACCCGCAAGCCTCCGCCACCGTCGTCGACGTTCCCCGAACGGGGTTACTCGTCCCTCATCCGTCTGCCATCGTCGCAACGCTGGGACTCGCTGGGTCACCTCCTCTCCAACATTGACCTGAAACCGTACAACCCGTACGAGCCGGTGCCGTCGGGCGTCGCCACAGCAACCATGCCCCGTCGGGACACCAGGACTCATCGCGACGGACGGCGGAACCGGAGCCTCGGGGTCGGATTCTCTGGCGGGATGCGGGGACACGCGGTGCGAGGACTCGAGCGCGGTTGCACCGCTTTCCCCTTGTTGGGGCGGAGCACCGCCGTCTAG
- the dbn1 gene encoding drebrin isoform X6, which yields MASSGGGGLAEITLTFDSARIMYGFCSLKEPNAALPRYILINWVGEDVPDARKCVCASHVATIADFFQGVAVIINASSLDDIDPSAIGQRLTNGTTVAASPVLSRLKTREEEHGDVKGTVYQKTNAEVEMKKINREEFWEQAKREEELRKEEERKKLAEERQRFEEERMALERTEQENRERRYRERERQIEEHRKKIQEEEEAKDRLQGQTTLPAELSIDDLSLDKKESEVEVQEAKAIIAQRPGNPREFFKQKERAMTISVDTSPVTVHRAGENEEQANMERNVATVSPIPKIVTTPIKEDANLEQDCAFDWEPKQEQKAPVQETSATSKPVQSVAPQAREPSAFATWDPATDDLVDMWDAAPPATAAEPPRASSDLLDLMGDSPPADLADGGVRSQPLLSFDDATDLRSAAEDDPASLVAVDDSEQMTLSYQHALQHAAGDGQMLMTNGEMLIKEATQASEGYFSQSQEEDFGQSEEGSAKPTPVLYNKPPEIDITCWDADPVVDDDDDD from the exons ATGGCGTCATCaggag GTGGCGGGCTGGCAGAGATCACGCTAACTTTTGACAGCGCCAGGATTATGTATGGTTTCTGCAGCCTGAAGGAGCCCAACGCTGCCCTGCCACGATACATCCTCATCAACTGG GTGGGCGAGGACGTGCCCGACGCCAGGAAGTGCGTCTGCGCCAGCCACGTGGCCACCATTGCAGACTTCTTCCAG GGGGTGGCGGTCATCATCAACGCCAGCAGTCTGGACGACATCGACCCGTCCGCCATCGGACAACGTCTCACCAACGGGACGACGGTGGCGGCGAGTCCCGTCCTGAGTCGTCTGAAAACCCGAGAGGAGGAGCACGGAGACGTG AAGGGTACGGTGTACCAAAAGACCAACGCAGAGGTGGAGATGAAGAAAATCAATCGAGAAGAGTTCTGGGAGCAGGCCAAG CGCGAAGAGGAgctgaggaaggaggaggagaggaagaaacTGGCCGAGGAACGTCAACGCTTCGAGGAGGAACGAATGGCGCTGGAGAGGACGGAGCAGGAGAACCGAGAGAGGAGGTACCGCGAGCGAGAGAGGCAGATCGAAGAACACAG GAAGAAGAtacaggaggaagaagaggccaAAGACAGGTTGCAGGGTCAAACAACTTTA CCCGCAGAGCTGAGCATCGATGACCTCAGCCTGGACAAGAAGGAGTCTGAAGTGGAGGT TCAGGAGGCGAAGGCCATCATCGCTCAGCGGCCCGGAAACCCCCGAGAGTTCTTCAAGCAGAAGGAGCGCGCCATGACCATCAGCGTCGACACCTCACCCGTCACCGTCCATCGGGCCG GGGAAAACGAGGAGCAAGCGAACATGGAGCGCAACGTGGCCACGGTGTCGCCCATTCCCAAAATCGTCACCACGCCCATCAAGGAGGACGCCAACCTGGAGCAGGATTGCGCGTTTGACTGgg AGCCGAAGCAGGAGCAGAAAGCGCCAGTCCAGGAGACCTCTGCCACATCCAAGCCCGTGCAGAGCGTGGCCCCCCAGGCCCGCGAGCCCTCCGCCTTCGCCACATGGGATCCCGCCACCGACGACCTGGTGGACATGTGGGACGCGGCCCCCCCGGCCACCGCCGCCGAGCCCCCCCGCGCCTCCTCCGATCTGTTGGACCTGATGGGAGACTCGCCTCCCGCCGACCTCGCCGACGGCGGCGTTCGCTCCCAGCCGCTCCTCAGCTTCGACGACGCGACGGATTTGCGGTCGGCGGCCGAGGACGACCCCGCCAGCTTGGTGGCAGTTGACGACTCGGAGCAGATGACGCTCAGCTACCAGCATGCATTGCAGCACGCCGCCGGGGACGGACAGATGCTCATGACCAACGGGGAGATGCTGATCAAGGAAGCGACTCAG GCAAGTGAGGGATacttcagccaatcacaggaggaGGATTTCGGCCAATCGGAGGAGGGCTCGGCAAAACCCACGCCCGTCCTTTATAACAAGCCACCAG AGATCGACATCACGTGCTGGGACGCGGACCCCGTggtggacgacgacgacgacgactag
- the LOC133491459 gene encoding proline-rich protein 7 isoform X1: protein MVMSQGTSTFLACFAGFWLVWALVVMLCCFCSVLQRRLKRRGEARPREPCIRTQETETPERPAVPALPPVPQASPASMTIAVPQAQQQIPRDPPPFSPPPVPLQVCHPLPEANWVSMPEADLVENPPCYEEAVLMEDPPPSYAEVLVEPRGGLKPTPSQDCQDPSPETRKPPPPSSTFPERGYSSLIRLPSSQRWDSLGHLLSNIDLKPYNPYEPVPSGVATATMPRRDTRTHRDGRRNRSLGVGFSGGMRGHAVRGLERGCTAFPLLGRSTAV from the exons ATGGTGATGTCCCAGGGCACCTCCACCTTCCTGGCCTGTTTCGCCGGCTTCTGGTTGGTGTGGGCCCTGGTGGTCATGCTGTGCTGTTTCTGCAGCGTCCTGCAGCGTCGCTTGAAGCGGCGCGGCGAGGCTCGCCCGAGAGAGCCCTGTATCAGGACGCAAGAGACGGAGACGCCGGAACGTCCCGCCGTCCCGGCTTTGCCGCCAGTTCCGCAGGCGTCCCCGGCTTCGATGACAATCGCGGTACCGCAGGCCCAGCAGCAGATACCGCGGGATCCGCCGCCCTTCTCGCCGCCGCCTGTTCCGCTTCAAGTTTGTCATCCGTTACCGGAGGCCAACTGGGTCAGCATGCCGG AAGCAGATCTAGTCGAGAACCCGCCTTGTTACGAAGAGGCGGTGCTGATGGAGGACCCTCCCCCGTCATATGCCGAAGTCCTGGTGGAACCGCGAGGGGGTTTGAAGCCCACCCCCTCCCAGGACTGCCAAGACCCGAGCCCGGAGACCCGCAAGCCTCCGCCACCGTCGTCGACGTTCCCCGAACGGGGTTACTCGTCCCTCATCCGTCTGCCATCGTCGCAACGCTGGGACTCGCTGGGTCACCTCCTCTCCAACATTGACCTGAAACCGTACAACCCGTACGAGCCGGTGCCGTCGGGCGTCGCCACAGCAACCATGCCCCGTCGGGACACCAGGACTCATCGCGACGGACGGCGGAACCGGAGCCTCGGGGTCGGATTCTCTGGCGGGATGCGGGGACACGCGGTGCGAGGACTCGAGCGCGGTTGCACCGCTTTCCCCTTGTTGGGGCGGAGCACCGCCGTCTAG
- the dbn1 gene encoding drebrin isoform X4: MSLSLSLHVSSLMSNVIRALYTYEDDSNNLTMASSGGGGLAEITLTFDSARIMYGFCSLKEPNAALPRYILINWVGEDVPDARKCVCASHVATIADFFQGVAVIINASSLDDIDPSAIGQRLTNGTTVAASPVLSRLKTREEEHGDVKGTVYQKTNAEVEMKKINREEFWEQAKREEELRKEEERKKLAEERQRFEEERMALERTEQENRERRYRERERQIEEHRKKIQEEEEAKDRLQGQTTLPAELSIDDLSLDKKESEVEVQEAKAIIAQRPGNPREFFKQKERAMTISVDTSPVTVHRAGENEEQANMERNVATVSPIPKIVTTPIKEDANLEQDCAFDWEPKQEQKAPVQETSATSKPVQSVAPQAREPSAFATWDPATDDLVDMWDAAPPATAAEPPRASSDLLDLMGDSPPADLADGGVRSQPLLSFDDATDLRSAAEDDPASLVAVDDSEQMTLSYQHALQHAAGDGQMLMTNGEMLIKEATQASEGYFSQSQEEDFGQSEEGSAKPTPVLYNKPPEIDITCWDADPVVDDDDDD, encoded by the exons GGCCTTGTACACGTACGAAGATGATAGCAACAATTTGACGATGGCGTCATCaggag GTGGCGGGCTGGCAGAGATCACGCTAACTTTTGACAGCGCCAGGATTATGTATGGTTTCTGCAGCCTGAAGGAGCCCAACGCTGCCCTGCCACGATACATCCTCATCAACTGG GTGGGCGAGGACGTGCCCGACGCCAGGAAGTGCGTCTGCGCCAGCCACGTGGCCACCATTGCAGACTTCTTCCAG GGGGTGGCGGTCATCATCAACGCCAGCAGTCTGGACGACATCGACCCGTCCGCCATCGGACAACGTCTCACCAACGGGACGACGGTGGCGGCGAGTCCCGTCCTGAGTCGTCTGAAAACCCGAGAGGAGGAGCACGGAGACGTG AAGGGTACGGTGTACCAAAAGACCAACGCAGAGGTGGAGATGAAGAAAATCAATCGAGAAGAGTTCTGGGAGCAGGCCAAG CGCGAAGAGGAgctgaggaaggaggaggagaggaagaaacTGGCCGAGGAACGTCAACGCTTCGAGGAGGAACGAATGGCGCTGGAGAGGACGGAGCAGGAGAACCGAGAGAGGAGGTACCGCGAGCGAGAGAGGCAGATCGAAGAACACAG GAAGAAGAtacaggaggaagaagaggccaAAGACAGGTTGCAGGGTCAAACAACTTTA CCCGCAGAGCTGAGCATCGATGACCTCAGCCTGGACAAGAAGGAGTCTGAAGTGGAGGT TCAGGAGGCGAAGGCCATCATCGCTCAGCGGCCCGGAAACCCCCGAGAGTTCTTCAAGCAGAAGGAGCGCGCCATGACCATCAGCGTCGACACCTCACCCGTCACCGTCCATCGGGCCG GGGAAAACGAGGAGCAAGCGAACATGGAGCGCAACGTGGCCACGGTGTCGCCCATTCCCAAAATCGTCACCACGCCCATCAAGGAGGACGCCAACCTGGAGCAGGATTGCGCGTTTGACTGgg AGCCGAAGCAGGAGCAGAAAGCGCCAGTCCAGGAGACCTCTGCCACATCCAAGCCCGTGCAGAGCGTGGCCCCCCAGGCCCGCGAGCCCTCCGCCTTCGCCACATGGGATCCCGCCACCGACGACCTGGTGGACATGTGGGACGCGGCCCCCCCGGCCACCGCCGCCGAGCCCCCCCGCGCCTCCTCCGATCTGTTGGACCTGATGGGAGACTCGCCTCCCGCCGACCTCGCCGACGGCGGCGTTCGCTCCCAGCCGCTCCTCAGCTTCGACGACGCGACGGATTTGCGGTCGGCGGCCGAGGACGACCCCGCCAGCTTGGTGGCAGTTGACGACTCGGAGCAGATGACGCTCAGCTACCAGCATGCATTGCAGCACGCCGCCGGGGACGGACAGATGCTCATGACCAACGGGGAGATGCTGATCAAGGAAGCGACTCAG GCAAGTGAGGGATacttcagccaatcacaggaggaGGATTTCGGCCAATCGGAGGAGGGCTCGGCAAAACCCACGCCCGTCCTTTATAACAAGCCACCAG AGATCGACATCACGTGCTGGGACGCGGACCCCGTggtggacgacgacgacgacgactag